A region of the Longimicrobium sp. genome:
ATGAGGAGTGGCATCTCCTGGCTGGATTTCAAGCTGGCCGCGCGGATGCTGGTCAAGTACCCGGGCCTGACGCTGGTCGGCGGCGTGGGGATGGCGGTGGCCATCGCCATCGGCGCGGCCTTCTTCGACATCAGCCAGGCGTACATGGACACCATGCTCCCCCTCGACGAGGGCGAGCGCGTGGTCGCGGTCCAGAACTGGAACTCGGCCACGGGCCACCGCGACCTCCCCTGGCTGGACGACTTCGCGGCGTGGCGCGAGCAGGTCCGCTCGTTCGAGGTCCTGGGCGCCTTCCGGCCGCACTGGCGCAACCTGGTCACCCCCGACGGGCGGGCCGAGCCGGTCCAGACCGCCGAGATCACCGCCTCCGGGTTCCGGGTGGCGCGGGTGCCCCCGCTCCTGGGCAGGCACCTGGTCCCGGAAGACGAGCGGGCGGGGGCCCCGCCGGTGGTCGTGATCGGGTACGACGTGTGGCGGACGCGCTTCGGGGGCGACCCCGCCGCCGTGGGGCGCCCGCTCCAGCTGGGCGACACCCGGTACACGGTGGTGGGCGTGATGCCCGAGGGCTTCGCCTTCCCGGTGAACCACCGCTTCTGGACGCCGCTGCGGGTCGACCCGGCCAACCACGACCGGGGCGAGGAGTCGGTCGCCTTCGTCTTCGGCCGCCTGGCGCCCGGGGTCACCGAGGCCGGCGCCCAGGCCGAGCTGGACGCCGTGGGGCGGAGGAGGGCCGCCGAGTTCCCGCAGACCCACGAGCGGCTCCTGCCCCGCGTCGTCCCGTACACCTACCCGCTGGTGGGCCTCGACGACGACGGCGACCGCGCCGAGCTCCACCTGATGCAGCTCTTCGTCAGCCTCCTCCTGGTGGTGGTCTGCGCGAACGTCGCCATCCTGGTGTACGCCCGCACGGCCAACCGCGAAGGCGAGATCACGGTGAGGAGCGCCCTGGGGGCCAGCCGCCGCCGCATCGTGGGGCAGCTCTTCGTGGAGGCGCTCGTCCTGGCGGGGGCGGCGGCGGCGGTCGGGCTCCTCCTGGCCCGCATGGGCCTGGGGCAGGCGCGGGTGCTGGTCGAGCAGCAGATGTCCGGGGGCGCCCCCTTCTGGATGGACTTCCGCCTCTCGCTCGTCACGGTCCTCTACGTGGTGGGGCTCACGGTGCTCGCCGCCCTGATCGCGGGCGTGGTCCCCGCGGTCAAGGCCACCGGGAGCCGGCTGCAGTCGGGGCTACGCCAGCTGGGCGGCGGCACCGGGATACGGCTGGGGAAGACGTGGACCGCGCTGATCGTGGCCCAGGTGGCCTTCGCCGTCGCCGTCCTCCCCGCGGCCGTCTTCACGGTGTGGGACTCGCTCCGGCACGCGGCGTTCGAGCCCGGGTTCGCGGCCGGGGAGTACCTCACCACCCAGGTGGGGATGGACCGGGGGGATCGCGCGGCCGGCGCGGCCGGGGCGGCCGAGCAGCAGCGGTTCGCCTCGCGCTACGCCGCCCTCGTGGCCGAACTGGAGAGGCGCCTGGAGGCCGAGCCGGGCGTCTCCGCCGTGACGGTCATGACCGAGATCCCCGGGCCGGAGCCGACGGCCTACGTCGAGGTGGACGGCGCAGAGCCGGCGGCGGGGTCCGGGACCGGCCGGCAGGTGCGGCGCCTCCGGGTGGACGCCGGCTTCTTCGACGCCTTCGACGCGCGGATGCTGGCGGGGCGGCAGTTCTACTCCGGAGAGGCCGACACGGCGGCGACCGCGGTGGTCGTGAACCAGCGGTTCGCAGAGCAGCTCCTGGGCGGCGGCAACGCCGTGGGCCGCCGCGTCCGCTACGTCGCCACCCGCGACCAGGAGGCTCCGCCCGACGTGAGGGAGGGGCGCTGGTACGAGATCGTGGGGGTGGTGAGCAACCTCCCCGCGGCCGCGCTGGAGCCCCGGATGCCCGAGGCCCGGCTGTACCATCCCCTGGCGCCCGGGCAGGTGTACCCGGTGCGCCTCGCCCTGCGGATGAGGGGGGGCGCCCCGGCGGCCTACGACGAGCGGCTGCGCGAGATCGCCACGTCGCTCGACCCGAACCTGCGTCTGCACGACATCCTCCCCCTGGA
Encoded here:
- a CDS encoding ABC transporter permease, whose protein sequence is MRSGISWLDFKLAARMLVKYPGLTLVGGVGMAVAIAIGAAFFDISQAYMDTMLPLDEGERVVAVQNWNSATGHRDLPWLDDFAAWREQVRSFEVLGAFRPHWRNLVTPDGRAEPVQTAEITASGFRVARVPPLLGRHLVPEDERAGAPPVVVIGYDVWRTRFGGDPAAVGRPLQLGDTRYTVVGVMPEGFAFPVNHRFWTPLRVDPANHDRGEESVAFVFGRLAPGVTEAGAQAELDAVGRRRAAEFPQTHERLLPRVVPYTYPLVGLDDDGDRAELHLMQLFVSLLLVVVCANVAILVYARTANREGEITVRSALGASRRRIVGQLFVEALVLAGAAAAVGLLLARMGLGQARVLVEQQMSGGAPFWMDFRLSLVTVLYVVGLTVLAALIAGVVPAVKATGSRLQSGLRQLGGGTGIRLGKTWTALIVAQVAFAVAVLPAAVFTVWDSLRHAAFEPGFAAGEYLTTQVGMDRGDRAAGAAGAAEQQRFASRYAALVAELERRLEAEPGVSAVTVMTEIPGPEPTAYVEVDGAEPAAGSGTGRQVRRLRVDAGFFDAFDARMLAGRQFYSGEADTAATAVVVNQRFAEQLLGGGNAVGRRVRYVATRDQEAPPDVREGRWYEIVGVVSNLPAAALEPRMPEARLYHPLAPGQVYPVRLALRMRGGAPAAYDERLREIATSLDPNLRLHDILPLDEVYRQQQVGTRLTGWAFALVTMSVLLLSAAGIYALMSLTVARRRREIGIRSALGAPPRQILTAVFSRALAQLGAGVAVGIAAAALLERLSGGGVLNGRGAVLLPVVAALMMAVGLFAAVGPARRSLRIEPTEALREG